In Edaphobacter aggregans, the sequence CGAAGACGGCATGGAAATTCTCCTAAATGCCAGTGCCGAATCAGTCTCCTCCTCCGGCAAAGCCATCACCCTGACCGTCCAACAAGACGGCGCAACCAAAATCATCGAAGGCAGCCACCTTCTCATCGCCACCGGCCGCCACCCCAACACAGCCGACCTCAACCTCCCCGCCGCGGGCATCACTACCGACAAACACGGCTTCATCCCCACAAACGACAAACTCGAAACCACCGTCCCCGGCATCTATGTCATCGGCGACGTCAAAGGTGGCCCTGCCTTCACCCACATCTCCTACGACGACTTCCGCATCCACCGCGACAACCTCCTCGAAGGTCGCAGCGCGAGCATAGCCAACCGCGTCATCCCCTACTGCGTCTTCCTCGACCCCCAGCTGGGCCGTGTCGGCCTCAATGAAAAAGAAGCCGCCCAACAAGGAAAGAAAGTCCGCATAGCTCGCATCCCCATGACCTCCGTAGCCCGCGCCGTCGAAACCGACCGCTCCCGAGGCTTCATGAAAGCCCTCGTCGATCCCGAAACCGATCAGATTCTGGGCGCCGCCATCCTCGCCGAAGAAGGCGGCGAAATCATGGCCATGATCCAGATCGCCATGATGGGCAAACTGAAGTACACCGTCCTACGCGAAGGCGACTTCGCCCACCCCACGCTATCCGAGTCGCTCAACACTCTCTTCAGCAACTTCCAGCCCGATTGACCTAGGTCATCTGGTCAGTTGCCCAGAATAACCTCGCCTGACAAGGCGGAGCATACCGTTGGAAAGTCCAGTCCCCACTAAAGCCGACCCCATCGCCGAGCCGCGCCGATGGCTCCGCATTGTCGAGTGGATTCTGTTCGCATTGCTGGCGGGCCAGACCGGCGTAAAGACACTGCCAAGCGCATGGCGAACCCTCAACACCGACTTCTCCAATTACTATCTGACCCGCGCTTCGACACAGCTTCCGTGGCGGCGGATAGTCCTCATCAACGTGTTTGAAATGTCTTTCCTACCGAACGGAGATCTCATATTCACCGCAAGCTTAGGGAGACGGCCAGGCTTATTCACCACCGATCAGGCAGGAAGCATCAGATCCCTCGGCATGGATGACGGTCGCTATCCTTCCGTCTCGCCAGACGGCCATTGGCTCGCATCCAGCCACCTGCAGAGCGGAAACTAGAATCTTTGGCTCCGCAATCTGGACGGGCGGCCAAACGCACAGAT encodes:
- a CDS encoding mercuric reductase, coding for MPESTDFDAIIIGSGQGGNPLAGALSNKGKRTAVIERAEVGGTCVNTGCTPTKTMVASAEVAYLARRGNDYGVHTGEISVDMAIVRERKRNIVKQWREGSENGLKRAQLVELIRGQASFVGPKQINVRLNEGGERTLTANWIFLNTGLSTSKPPLTGLDTVPWLDNASIMELDTVPQHLIVLGGGYVGLEFAQMFQRFGSRVTVIQRDHQLLPAEDTDVADEITKFLCEDGMEILLNASAESVSSSGKAITLTVQQDGATKIIEGSHLLIATGRHPNTADLNLPAAGITTDKHGFIPTNDKLETTVPGIYVIGDVKGGPAFTHISYDDFRIHRDNLLEGRSASIANRVIPYCVFLDPQLGRVGLNEKEAAQQGKKVRIARIPMTSVARAVETDRSRGFMKALVDPETDQILGAAILAEEGGEIMAMIQIAMMGKLKYTVLREGDFAHPTLSESLNTLFSNFQPD